One window of Helicobacter winghamensis ATCC BAA-430 genomic DNA carries:
- the rpsB gene encoding 30S ribosomal protein S2, with protein sequence MVTMKDLLECGVHFGHQTRRWNPKMKKYIFGVRKNIHIIDLQKTLRYFRYTYNIVRDAAAEGKTIMFVGTKKQASETLKQYAESVQAPYVNYRWLGGMLTNFSTIKKSIRKLEIIEEMESSGQIDLLTKKEKLMILRKKEKLTQYLGGVRHLKKAPDMIFVIDAAKEKIAVAEARRLGIPVVAPLDTNCDPDMVDFPIPGNDDAIRSIQLFCKEMAEAITEGRAIAGGEAVAGEVSEEVVPASEEEKQEVIQEAMTEEDFTKSVE encoded by the coding sequence ATGGTAACAATGAAAGATCTTTTAGAATGTGGTGTGCATTTTGGACATCAAACAAGGCGTTGGAATCCAAAAATGAAAAAATACATTTTTGGTGTAAGAAAAAATATTCATATTATTGACTTGCAAAAAACTTTGCGTTACTTCCGCTACACTTATAATATTGTGCGTGATGCAGCAGCAGAGGGAAAAACAATTATGTTTGTAGGGACAAAAAAGCAAGCAAGTGAGACGCTAAAACAATATGCAGAAAGCGTGCAAGCTCCCTATGTTAATTACCGCTGGCTTGGTGGAATGCTAACAAACTTCTCAACAATTAAAAAATCTATCCGCAAGCTTGAAATCATTGAAGAAATGGAATCTAGCGGGCAAATTGATCTTTTAACAAAAAAAGAAAAATTAATGATTTTGCGTAAAAAAGAAAAATTAACACAATATCTTGGTGGTGTGCGTCATCTTAAAAAAGCTCCGGATATGATTTTTGTGATTGATGCGGCAAAAGAAAAAATCGCCGTTGCGGAAGCTAGAAGACTTGGAATCCCTGTTGTTGCACCACTTGATACAAATTGTGATCCAGATATGGTAGATTTTCCAATTCCGGGGAATGATGATGCGATTCGCTCCATTCAGCTTTTCTGTAAAGAAATGGCAGAGGCAATTACTGAAGGGCGTGCGATTGCTGGTGGTGAGGCAGTTGCTGGGGAAGTTTCTGAAGAAGTAGTGCCTGCAAGCGAAGAAGAAAAACAAGAAGTGATTCAAGAGGCAATGACTGAAGAAGACTTTACAAAAAGTGTAGAATAA
- a CDS encoding MBL fold metallo-hydrolase, with protein MQVFENDFFYVLCKPFGEYQTNCYLAFSKTKKEALIIDPGIGASSWVIDALESTKTAPLAILNTHGHFDHVWSNAELLKHFKDIPLLCPYEDAFMLAQDCFSTGLPNSIPTLLIGAKEKDTICEKTSNTDNLGRKNTFTHGDFNITFVCYPGHTPGCSIVILSHKDCKNHSTQTNTDLQSLSNGNKVMFSGDFIFNRSIGRSDFPYSSHTAMKASLEKFLTLQENMLVLPGHGSATSVLQEQNNIPFWLPRL; from the coding sequence ATGCAAGTTTTTGAAAACGATTTTTTTTATGTTCTCTGTAAGCCATTTGGGGAATACCAAACAAATTGTTATCTAGCCTTTAGCAAAACAAAAAAAGAAGCCTTAATCATTGATCCGGGTATTGGCGCAAGCTCTTGGGTGATTGACGCACTTGAAAGCACAAAGACTGCTCCTCTTGCAATTTTAAACACACACGGGCATTTTGATCATGTATGGAGCAATGCAGAATTATTAAAGCATTTTAAAGATATTCCTTTGCTTTGCCCCTATGAAGATGCTTTTATGCTGGCACAAGATTGTTTTAGCACAGGGCTACCAAACTCTATTCCCACACTTTTAATTGGCGCAAAAGAAAAGGACACAATCTGTGAAAAAACTTCCAATACAGACAATTTAGGGCGTAAAAACACCTTTACCCATGGAGATTTTAATATTACTTTTGTTTGCTATCCAGGGCATACGCCCGGTTGTAGCATTGTTATTCTCTCCCATAAAGATTGCAAAAATCACTCCACGCAGACCAACACTGATTTACAATCACTTTCTAATGGGAACAAAGTAATGTTTAGCGGGGATTTTATTTTTAACCGCTCCATTGGCAGAAGCGACTTCCCCTATTCATCACACACAGCAATGAAAGCAAGTTTAGAGAAGTTTTTAACCTTGCAAGAAAATATGCTTGTCTTACCCGGACACGGAAGTGCTACGAGCGTTTTACAAGAACAAAACAATATTCCATTTTGGCTTCCACGCCTTTAG
- a CDS encoding deoxyguanosinetriphosphate triphosphohydrolase, producing MEFVAQRFYPTEPDFRNPFSRDRDRIIHSSYFRRLEYKTQVFLNHSGDYFRTRLTHSLEVSQIARTLAAHLGLNAELAEAIALAHDLGHTPFGHAGGDELDKIMRKYGYSNGFEHNFQSFRVVTKLEKRYKDFDGLNLTFATLEGILKHSYPYEKPFLNANLKETFKLEFHPSLEAILVDLSDEIAYLSHDIDDGIKYRLITFDSLRDSALVNRAREYVERKEKIEKKDSIFRHRFTSRLITLLVYDIVENNAKFHQETPQCFQYDAKMPLPIIRTREMDKEIKILKKILFKSLYRHEEIARKMFMGKRCVRKLYECFNDEIALLPKDLQERIVRGEKTHRVCADYIASMTDRYAVSLYKELGF from the coding sequence ATGGAGTTTGTTGCACAACGCTTTTATCCGACAGAACCAGATTTTAGAAATCCCTTTAGCAGGGATAGAGATAGAATTATCCATAGTTCATATTTTAGGCGTTTGGAATATAAAACGCAGGTATTTTTAAATCATAGTGGAGATTATTTTCGCACGCGCTTAACGCATTCTTTGGAAGTAAGTCAGATTGCACGCACTTTAGCGGCGCATTTGGGATTGAATGCGGAGCTAGCAGAGGCAATAGCCTTAGCGCACGATTTAGGGCATACCCCATTTGGGCACGCAGGAGGAGATGAATTGGATAAAATTATGCGTAAATATGGATATAGCAATGGATTTGAGCATAATTTTCAATCTTTTCGTGTGGTAACAAAATTAGAAAAGCGCTACAAGGATTTTGATGGATTAAACCTTACTTTTGCCACACTAGAAGGGATTTTAAAGCATTCTTATCCTTATGAAAAACCCTTTTTAAACGCAAATCTTAAGGAGACTTTCAAGCTAGAGTTTCACCCAAGCCTAGAGGCGATTCTTGTAGATTTATCTGATGAAATTGCCTATCTTAGTCACGATATTGATGATGGAATTAAATACAGATTAATTACTTTTGATTCCCTAAGAGATAGTGCGCTTGTAAATAGAGCAAGAGAGTATGTAGAAAGGAAAGAAAAAATTGAAAAAAAGGATTCCATTTTTAGGCATCGCTTTACTTCACGATTAATTACTTTGCTTGTTTATGATATTGTAGAAAATAATGCAAAATTTCACCAAGAGACTCCACAATGCTTTCAATATGATGCAAAAATGCCTTTGCCAATTATTCGCACAAGAGAAATGGATAAAGAGATTAAAATTCTAAAAAAGATTTTGTTTAAATCGCTCTATCGCCACGAAGAAATCGCTAGAAAAATGTTTATGGGAAAACGCTGTGTACGAAAACTTTATGAATGTTTTAATGATGAAATTGCCTTGTTGCCAAAAGATTTGCAAGAGCGCATTGTTAGGGGAGAAAAAACACATCGTGTGTGTGCGGATTATATTGCATCTATGACAGATAGATATGCGGTTTCTTTGTATAAAGAGCTTGGTTTTTAA
- a CDS encoding phosphorylase family protein — MIYCAGKIENFAFAKSIGVGLIDSAIHLTRSILYDKPNEIVFVGTCGNYSSVQPLLEVFETASACNIELSFLQGQSYTPLDNFLTNVSRETMAKDSNPLTQNLTKTQKIINSSNYISTDSKLAEKMVKLGILYENMEFFSVLQVAQTFELPAIGIFCSTNYIHKDAQKEFFANHKTAMQKLESYIKDKLDSTLGKQ; from the coding sequence TTGATTTATTGCGCAGGAAAAATAGAAAACTTTGCTTTTGCAAAAAGTATAGGCGTGGGATTGATAGACTCCGCTATCCACCTTACACGCTCAATCCTATACGATAAGCCCAATGAAATCGTATTTGTTGGCACTTGCGGGAATTATTCTAGCGTACAACCTTTATTAGAAGTCTTTGAAACAGCAAGTGCTTGCAATATTGAACTCTCGTTTTTACAAGGGCAATCCTACACACCTTTGGATAATTTTTTAACAAATGTTTCACGTGAAACGATGGCAAAAGATTCTAATCCGCTCACGCAAAATTTAACTAAAACACAAAAAATCATTAACTCTAGCAACTACATTAGTACCGATTCTAAGCTTGCAGAAAAAATGGTAAAACTTGGGATCCTATATGAAAATATGGAGTTTTTTAGCGTATTGCAAGTAGCACAAACCTTTGAACTACCAGCAATTGGAATCTTTTGTAGCACGAATTATATCCACAAAGACGCACAAAAAGAATTTTTTGCCAACCACAAAACGGCAATGCAAAAGTTAGAATCCTATATCAAAGATAAATTAGATTCCACACTAGGCAAGCAATGA
- the fliR gene encoding flagellar biosynthetic protein FliR, whose product MELLAYLTEGNVANFLLLLLRFAGIIAFFPFFENQLITAQLKGTLIFLLTIFFIPLLDVVPPSEWTILRFIVAGLSEVMLGFLASMALQIVFGMISFGGELISFAMGLTIANAYDPVTGAQKPIVGQLLTLLALLIMLGLDYHHLFFYFVSESVKEIPLGGFMYSQNYIEYIIKSFSHIFVIGLTMSFPIIALILLSDIIFGMIMKAHPQFNLLAIGFPVKIAIAFAVLIVIVPAIILHFKREFLSAFDALTILFQNSF is encoded by the coding sequence ATGGAACTTTTAGCATACTTAACAGAGGGTAATGTTGCAAACTTCTTGCTTCTGCTTTTGCGCTTTGCTGGAATTATTGCATTCTTTCCCTTTTTTGAAAATCAACTCATTACTGCGCAATTAAAGGGTACTTTGATTTTCTTATTAACGATTTTTTTTATTCCACTGCTTGATGTTGTTCCACCATCAGAATGGACAATTTTGCGTTTTATTGTGGCTGGGCTTTCAGAGGTTATGTTAGGATTTCTTGCTTCAATGGCATTACAAATTGTTTTTGGCATGATTTCTTTTGGTGGGGAGCTAATTTCTTTTGCAATGGGTTTAACAATCGCAAATGCTTATGATCCTGTAACAGGGGCTCAAAAGCCTATTGTAGGACAGCTTTTAACGCTTCTTGCGCTTTTGATTATGCTAGGGCTTGATTATCATCATCTCTTTTTTTATTTTGTGAGCGAGAGTGTCAAAGAGATTCCATTAGGTGGTTTTATGTATTCTCAAAACTATATTGAATATATTATCAAGTCTTTTTCTCATATTTTTGTAATAGGGCTTACAATGTCCTTTCCTATTATTGCATTAATTTTATTAAGTGATATTATTTTTGGAATGATTATGAAAGCGCATCCACAATTTAACTTGCTAGCTATTGGGTTTCCTGTTAAGATTGCTATTGCATTTGCGGTGCTAATTGTGATTGTTCCAGCAATCATCTTGCATTTCAAAAGAGAGTTTTTAAGCGCATTTGACGCATTAACGATTCTTTTTCAAAACAGCTTTTAG
- the tsf gene encoding translation elongation factor Ts, giving the protein MAEISAQLVKQLRDMTDAGMMDCKKALVEVGGDLEKAVEYLREKGLSKAAKKADRVAAEGAISIQVSSDFKKASMAEINSETDFVAKNDGFKELSAKTIAMVQDSNISTAEELHSLELDGAKFEEYLKTQIAKIGENIVVRRIAKIEAQGSGIVNAYVHSNGRVGVIIALKCQNEANAAKLADLTKSLCMHAAAMKPQVISYHSFDKGFVEAEKTAIIAELEKENEELKRLGKPLHKIPQYISQLELTDEILAKQEEALKAELKAQGKPEAIWDKILPGQIERFKADSTILDQRLTLLGQFFVMDDKKTIAQVLAEKSKELNDSIEVVEYVRFELGEGIEKQACSFADEVAAQLG; this is encoded by the coding sequence ATGGCAGAAATTAGCGCGCAATTAGTAAAGCAGCTCCGCGATATGACAGATGCAGGAATGATGGATTGCAAAAAAGCTCTTGTAGAAGTTGGTGGCGATTTAGAAAAAGCTGTGGAATATTTAAGAGAAAAAGGCTTAAGTAAAGCTGCTAAAAAAGCAGATAGAGTTGCAGCTGAAGGTGCTATTAGCATTCAAGTTTCAAGTGATTTCAAAAAAGCAAGTATGGCAGAGATTAACTCTGAAACAGACTTTGTTGCAAAAAATGATGGTTTTAAAGAATTGAGCGCAAAAACCATTGCAATGGTACAAGATTCTAACATTTCAACTGCTGAAGAATTGCATTCTTTAGAGCTTGATGGTGCTAAGTTTGAAGAATATCTAAAAACACAAATTGCAAAAATTGGTGAAAATATCGTTGTTAGAAGAATTGCAAAAATAGAAGCACAAGGTAGCGGAATCGTAAATGCCTATGTGCATTCAAATGGGCGTGTGGGAGTTATTATTGCGCTTAAATGCCAAAATGAAGCAAATGCTGCGAAGTTGGCAGATCTTACAAAAAGTCTTTGTATGCACGCAGCAGCGATGAAGCCACAAGTAATTTCTTATCACTCTTTTGACAAAGGCTTTGTGGAAGCTGAAAAAACTGCAATTATTGCAGAACTTGAAAAAGAAAATGAGGAGCTAAAAAGACTTGGTAAGCCATTGCATAAGATTCCACAATACATTAGCCAATTAGAGCTAACAGATGAAATTTTGGCAAAGCAAGAAGAAGCTTTAAAAGCAGAGCTAAAAGCACAGGGTAAGCCAGAAGCAATTTGGGATAAAATCTTGCCAGGACAAATTGAACGCTTTAAAGCAGATTCTACGATTTTAGATCAAAGATTAACGCTACTTGGGCAATTCTTTGTAATGGACGATAAAAAAACAATCGCACAAGTGTTAGCAGAAAAATCAAAAGAATTAAACGATTCCATTGAAGTTGTAGAATATGTGCGCTTTGAGCTTGGCGAAGGTATCGAGAAGCAAGCTTGTAGTTTCGCAGATGAAGTTGCGGCACAACTTGGCTAA
- a CDS encoding RNA-binding S4 domain-containing protein — protein MRVDKFLNAVNIVKRRAIAQDMIENGVVKIAGISVKASRDVKVGDVIEIAFLEKSKFYQVLQIPEQKTIKKNESHLYYKEV, from the coding sequence ATGCGAGTGGATAAGTTTTTAAATGCGGTAAATATTGTAAAAAGGCGTGCAATCGCCCAAGATATGATTGAAAATGGTGTTGTCAAAATTGCAGGCATAAGCGTAAAAGCAAGTCGTGATGTGAAAGTGGGCGATGTGATAGAAATTGCCTTTTTAGAAAAATCAAAATTCTATCAAGTCTTACAAATCCCAGAGCAAAAAACCATTAAGAAAAACGAATCGCATTTATATTACAAGGAAGTGTAA
- a CDS encoding group III truncated hemoglobin produces the protein MQRFDVICKEAIDILMDIFYAKIRNNKNGVGEIFNNAIGRSDEAWEIHKRKISNFWQGMLLGEGNYSGAPLKTHLDLPPFPREYFEIWLELFDESLREIFNDTIAEQILGRAQMIAQRFKFMLYESKH, from the coding sequence ATGCAAAGATTTGATGTGATTTGCAAAGAAGCTATTGATATTTTAATGGATATTTTTTATGCAAAGATTCGCAACAATAAGAATGGTGTGGGAGAGATTTTTAATAATGCTATTGGTAGAAGTGATGAAGCGTGGGAGATACATAAGCGTAAGATTTCTAATTTTTGGCAAGGAATGTTGCTTGGGGAAGGTAATTATTCTGGAGCGCCTTTAAAGACGCATTTGGATTTGCCGCCATTTCCTAGAGAGTATTTTGAAATATGGCTAGAATTGTTTGATGAGAGCTTAAGAGAGATTTTTAATGATACTATTGCAGAACAAATTTTAGGGCGTGCGCAAATGATAGCGCAACGCTTTAAATTTATGCTTTATGAAAGTAAGCACTAA
- a CDS encoding argininosuccinate synthase — MQKNFKKVVLAYSGGLDTSVILKWLGDTYGCEVVTFTADIGQGEEVEPARAKAQKLGIKPENIFIEDLREEFIRDFVFPMFRANTIYEGEYLLGTSIARPLIAKRLVEIAKQVGADAISHGATGKGNDQVRFEIGAYALNPDIKVIAPWREWDLNSREKLLAYAENAGIPIEKKANKSPYSMDANLLHISYEGQILEDPSVAPEEDMWRWSVSPKNAPDTPTILTIEFKNGDGIAINGEKLSPASFWEKLNKLAGENGIGRLDLVENRYVGMKSRGCYETPGGTIYLKAHRAIESLCLDREEAHLKDEIMPKYASLIYNGYWFSPEREALQALIDKTQEKVEGIVRLELYKGNVTILGRESKNSLFNAAYSTFEEDSVYNQKDAGGFIKLNALRFIIAGKTRK; from the coding sequence ATGCAAAAAAACTTCAAAAAAGTGGTTCTAGCATATAGTGGCGGATTAGACACAAGCGTGATTTTAAAGTGGCTTGGTGATACCTATGGTTGTGAGGTGGTAACATTTACAGCTGATATTGGGCAAGGTGAGGAAGTAGAGCCTGCAAGAGCAAAGGCGCAAAAACTTGGAATCAAGCCTGAAAATATCTTTATTGAGGATTTAAGAGAGGAATTTATCCGCGATTTTGTATTCCCTATGTTTAGAGCAAATACAATTTATGAGGGGGAGTATTTGCTTGGAACAAGCATTGCGCGCCCACTTATCGCAAAGCGTTTAGTGGAGATTGCTAAACAAGTTGGGGCTGATGCGATTTCGCACGGAGCAACAGGCAAAGGAAATGATCAAGTGCGCTTTGAAATTGGTGCATACGCATTAAACCCTGATATTAAAGTGATTGCCCCTTGGAGAGAGTGGGATTTAAATAGCCGTGAAAAGTTGCTTGCATATGCTGAAAACGCTGGAATTCCTATTGAAAAAAAGGCAAACAAATCGCCCTATTCAATGGATGCAAATCTTTTGCACATTAGCTATGAAGGACAGATTTTAGAAGATCCTAGCGTTGCGCCTGAAGAGGATATGTGGCGTTGGAGCGTTTCGCCCAAAAATGCTCCAGATACTCCAACAATTCTTACAATAGAGTTTAAAAACGGAGATGGAATCGCAATTAATGGAGAGAAACTAAGTCCTGCAAGCTTTTGGGAGAAACTTAACAAGCTTGCAGGAGAAAATGGAATAGGGCGTTTAGACTTGGTAGAAAATCGTTATGTGGGAATGAAATCACGCGGTTGTTATGAAACTCCGGGAGGGACAATTTATTTAAAGGCACACCGCGCCATAGAATCGCTATGCCTTGATAGAGAGGAAGCGCATTTAAAAGATGAGATTATGCCAAAATACGCAAGTTTAATTTACAATGGATATTGGTTTAGTCCAGAGAGAGAAGCCTTGCAAGCATTGATTGATAAAACACAAGAAAAAGTTGAGGGAATCGTGCGTTTGGAGCTTTATAAAGGTAATGTTACTATTTTAGGCAGAGAGTCTAAAAACTCACTCTTTAATGCAGCTTATAGCACTTTTGAAGAAGATTCTGTGTATAACCAAAAAGACGCTGGCGGTTTTATCAAACTTAATGCTCTAAGATTTATAATTGCTGGAAAAACACGCAAATAA
- the rlmN gene encoding 23S rRNA (adenine(2503)-C(2))-methyltransferase RlmN — protein MKDNIFSYSLNALGLKLESAGFQKFRAKQIYHWLYIRYVEDFEAMDNLPKELKTYLKETFTTTSAQICKQEKSLDGSVKYLFQAQDNLTYEAVFLKMKEDKFTLCLSSQVGCKVGCSFCLTAKGGFVRNLSTGEIVYQVLAIKKAQNIPHNKAINIVYMGMGEPLDNLDNVTNTIKILAELDGLSISTRRQTISTSGIAPKIKKLGTLNLGVQLAISLHAVDDKLRSELMPINKAYNIQAVIDEVVQFPIDSRKRVMFEYLVIDGLNDGLDSAKKLVALLNKLKAKVNLIYFNPHEGSIYKRPSAEKVEAFREFLLKKGLLCTIRESKGLDISAACGQLREREITEQTSTQKEE, from the coding sequence ATGAAAGACAATATTTTTAGCTACTCTCTTAATGCGCTAGGCTTAAAACTTGAAAGTGCAGGATTCCAAAAATTCCGTGCAAAGCAAATTTACCACTGGCTTTATATCCGTTATGTAGAAGATTTTGAAGCAATGGATAATCTCCCAAAAGAGTTAAAAACCTATTTGAAAGAAACTTTCACCACCACAAGTGCGCAAATTTGCAAGCAAGAAAAAAGCCTTGATGGAAGCGTGAAATATCTCTTCCAAGCGCAAGATAATCTAACCTATGAAGCGGTGTTTTTAAAAATGAAAGAAGATAAATTTACCCTATGTCTATCTTCCCAAGTGGGTTGCAAAGTGGGCTGTAGTTTTTGTTTAACCGCTAAGGGCGGATTTGTGAGAAATCTTAGCACGGGAGAAATTGTGTATCAAGTTTTAGCAATTAAAAAAGCGCAAAACATTCCGCACAACAAAGCAATAAATATCGTATATATGGGAATGGGAGAGCCATTAGACAATTTAGACAATGTTACAAATACGATTAAAATCCTAGCCGAGCTTGATGGGTTAAGTATTTCTACACGCCGCCAAACTATTTCCACAAGTGGAATCGCGCCAAAGATTAAAAAACTAGGCACACTAAATCTTGGCGTGCAACTTGCAATTTCTTTGCACGCTGTTGATGATAAACTAAGAAGCGAGCTAATGCCTATTAATAAGGCTTACAATATCCAAGCCGTGATTGATGAAGTAGTGCAATTCCCTATTGATAGTCGCAAAAGAGTGATGTTTGAATATCTTGTGATTGATGGCTTAAATGATGGATTAGATAGTGCAAAAAAACTTGTAGCTTTACTTAATAAACTGAAAGCCAAAGTAAATTTGATTTATTTTAATCCCCACGAAGGCAGCATTTACAAGAGACCAAGCGCAGAAAAAGTAGAAGCCTTTAGGGAATTTTTACTCAAAAAAGGGCTTTTATGCACCATTAGAGAATCTAAAGGATTAGACATTAGCGCAGCTTGCGGACAACTAAGAGAGCGTGAAATCACAGAGCAAACAAGCACGCAAAAGGAAGAATAA
- a CDS encoding Crp/Fnr family transcriptional regulator has translation MEEHFKLLYNIGYKRFFNKDEILFFEGENPKKLFILLNGKVRIYKSIQPIKDIAPREKTLHYITSPSFLAEMPSLLKQPFPASAICTEDCEVLEISLEAFQKQCTENPHFCQQLIASLCQKIRILETLIMESHLSLKDKLMSFLQENTQNLNTLTQREIAKHLNTSPESLSRTIRELKTQGRIETKKGKIILK, from the coding sequence ATGGAAGAACATTTTAAACTACTTTACAACATAGGCTACAAGAGATTTTTCAATAAAGATGAGATTTTATTTTTTGAAGGGGAAAATCCAAAAAAGCTTTTTATTCTTTTAAATGGAAAAGTTAGAATCTACAAGTCCATACAACCCATTAAAGATATAGCGCCCAGAGAAAAAACACTACATTATATTACTTCTCCAAGCTTCCTAGCAGAAATGCCAAGTCTCTTAAAGCAGCCTTTTCCTGCAAGTGCAATTTGCACCGAAGATTGCGAAGTTTTAGAAATCAGTCTTGAAGCTTTTCAAAAACAATGCACAGAAAATCCACATTTCTGCCAACAACTTATTGCTTCACTCTGTCAAAAAATCAGAATCCTAGAAACACTAATTATGGAATCCCATTTAAGCCTAAAAGATAAATTAATGTCCTTTTTACAAGAAAACACACAAAATCTAAATACACTCACACAACGCGAAATTGCAAAACACCTAAACACAAGTCCAGAATCTCTTTCGCGTACAATTAGAGAGCTAAAAACACAAGGTAGAATTGAAACAAAAAAAGGAAAGATTATTCTAAAATAG
- a CDS encoding DUF3298 and DUF4163 domain-containing protein, whose protein sequence is MAEKTFLKKIITTTLVLGICSYAKPIDFTYDTYKIENEKQKLFVSKNNKGILYAGSFDFGRCENKKDGIIQPLKNGELKCKNISLKVRNAEIIGILKNGKFQHLNLKLEQSFKTQEQVANFTYTGKSNNSATITTKFQCSKDPTIQKILEKMYGIKFNCKNGISEINKIAKKSLLKDTESIDTILSSSAFEEQSGDFLYYFDEEFLSFDTYNYIYTGGAHGNHTRSGITISKNGDIIPLADILTPSNKPLKDFLWKEYQKFAKEMRSEPLIKYEEFNISNSILLDYGEVLFLYQPYELMPYSYGVITLKIPFEAFLEFTKTKNSPLELIKKQIPKNKLN, encoded by the coding sequence ATGGCAGAAAAAACTTTTTTGAAAAAAATTATAACAACCACATTAGTATTAGGCATTTGCTCTTATGCAAAACCTATTGATTTTACCTACGATACATACAAAATAGAAAATGAAAAGCAAAAATTATTTGTATCAAAAAATAACAAAGGTATTTTATATGCAGGTTCATTTGATTTTGGGAGATGCGAAAACAAAAAAGATGGAATTATACAGCCATTAAAAAATGGTGAACTAAAATGTAAAAACATATCCTTAAAAGTTAGAAATGCAGAAATTATTGGAATCCTAAAGAATGGTAAATTTCAGCATTTAAATTTGAAACTTGAACAATCTTTCAAGACACAAGAACAAGTCGCAAACTTTACTTATACGGGAAAATCCAATAATAGCGCAACCATTACAACAAAATTTCAATGCTCTAAAGATCCAACCATACAAAAGATATTAGAAAAAATGTATGGTATAAAATTTAATTGCAAAAATGGAATTTCAGAGATTAACAAAATAGCAAAAAAATCATTACTAAAAGATACAGAATCTATTGATACAATTCTCTCTTCTAGTGCTTTTGAAGAACAAAGTGGCGATTTTTTATATTATTTTGATGAGGAATTTTTAAGTTTTGATACTTACAATTACATATACACAGGTGGAGCACATGGTAATCACACAAGAAGTGGAATTACAATATCAAAAAATGGGGATATCATTCCATTAGCTGATATTCTAACGCCAAGCAACAAACCGCTCAAAGATTTTTTATGGAAAGAATATCAAAAATTTGCAAAAGAAATGCGTAGCGAACCACTAATAAAATATGAAGAATTCAATATCTCCAACTCTATTTTATTGGATTATGGGGAAGTTTTATTTCTTTATCAGCCCTATGAACTTATGCCTTATTCTTATGGAGTGATTACACTTAAGATTCCATTTGAAGCCTTTTTAGAATTTACAAAAACCAAAAACTCTCCATTAGAACTTATTAAAAAACAAATTCCAAAAAACAAGTTAAATTAA
- a CDS encoding ABC transporter ATP-binding protein translates to MLVAKNLSFGYEQQILENVSLELGAKETLSIMGVSGSGKSTLLHILSSFLKPQSGEIRIFNDNIYTLPSDKLLALRRNDIGIIFQSHYLFSGFSAQENLEVAALLSGEKIDGEILSLFGISEILSQSVGTLSGGQQQRLSIARILTKRPKIIFADEPTGNLDRETAFSVMQLLFDYVELTQSLLVFATHDPVLAKKAMYAYKLENTALNTLS, encoded by the coding sequence ATGCTAGTAGCTAAAAATCTTTCTTTTGGCTATGAGCAACAAATTTTAGAAAATGTTTCTTTGGAGTTAGGTGCTAAAGAGACGCTTTCTATTATGGGAGTTAGCGGAAGTGGTAAAAGCACGCTTTTGCATATCCTGTCAAGCTTTTTAAAACCACAAAGCGGTGAAATTAGAATATTTAATGATAATATTTACACGCTTCCTTCAGATAAACTTCTTGCTCTTCGCCGCAATGATATTGGAATTATTTTTCAATCCCATTATTTATTTTCTGGTTTTAGTGCGCAAGAAAATTTAGAAGTTGCCGCACTTTTAAGTGGCGAGAAAATCGATGGAGAAATTTTAAGCTTATTTGGTATTTCTGAGATTTTATCACAAAGTGTAGGCACGCTAAGTGGCGGACAGCAACAACGCCTATCTATTGCTAGAATTTTAACCAAGCGTCCCAAAATAATCTTTGCTGATGAGCCTACTGGAAATTTAGATAGAGAGACTGCATTTAGCGTAATGCAACTTCTTTTTGATTATGTAGAATTAACGCAATCTTTGTTAGTTTTTGCAACGCATGATCCTGTTTTGGCGAAAAAGGCAATGTATGCTTATAAGCTTGAAAACACTGCATTAAATACACTTAGTTAA